In Sphaeramia orbicularis chromosome 5, fSphaOr1.1, whole genome shotgun sequence, a genomic segment contains:
- the LOC115419892 gene encoding phosphatidate phosphatase LPIN2 isoform X2 yields the protein MNIVGQLAETVFVTVKELYRGLNPATLTGGIDVIVVRQPDGSFQCSPFHVRFGKLGVLRSKEKVVDIEINGEAVDLHMKLGDNGEAFFVEENEDKETQVPAHLCTSPIPLEVPEEIQETPEGPSSSGGSTRRKKRRRKRIRSDTHLREEASSSSDEREREKEWERESDQAGQESPVKDESTASLQLSKSVYYSLSEEPIEEPGAMQTHPHSDGEQSPTERESVFFSRPSSPKSDSELVVKPQESSGPQMQWNWGSFPMPCQSERTPVDLQLISPSGSSHFRTIERQDSFDMGFEPVISCGRVGSVTMVRPQPRTRSLDLSSYSMQLTPLSTDKDTHIDCFNSNNNLSASSLKTAMNSKLENTLEQEESKDSSSFSPIPNNDTDGLNSKATTGSTENVSTATSPLSTNNLASETKSPFIIEDKNSTVKGGVSDNKTTDLINPQSEQGSTRSVPFSEEDSGIEPCTDGGEENGTQRVIDGVKGDTRDTRATWATAEGLSSSSESSVKMEQQDKKKGKRNHHLGPTDIYLDDLTSLDPEVAALYFPKSETEGASQQGAEQGSVSGSQSPQSVGSGNIDSGTEYLSDSMSYSMDVSMSLCGAEGDTSHITKEKFMEHMVTYQEFTNNPGIIEDPNLVICINSNYYNWAVAAPMVLSMTAFQKNLPKNTVERLMRDKMPKKSGRWWFPFRRRDMDNSRRHSKEEQEEQLTSVRPTVKATLDDIDSDEAAGLGRHAVLPSSLSTDTLNAAQCISQIYRKSLRLTSKQIEHLNLREGANKVVFSVTTQYQGTCRCEAAIYLWNWDDRVIISDIDGTITKSDALGHILPQFGKDWTHQGIAKLYHRIHQNGYKFLYCSARAIGMAAITKGYLQWVNDKGIVLPKGPVLLAPSSLFSALHREVIEKKPEVFKVACLSDIRDLFNPQRQPFYAAFGNRTNDAYAYKQVGVPDTRVFTVNPKGELFQEKTKGNKSSYNNLSEVVEHFFPELCVEGSASSAFDCPEFSSFSFWKEPLPELDLDALL from the exons ATGAATATTGTGGGCCAGTTGGCAGAGACCGTGTTTGTGACTGTAAAGGAGCTGTACCGTGGCCTTAACCCGGCCACTCTCACCGGAGGGATTGATGTCATTGTCGTGCGGCAACCTGATGGGTCGTTTCAGTGTTCACCCTTTCACGTTCGCTTCGGAAAGCTGGGTGTACTCCGCTCCAAGGAGAAAGTG GTGGATATTGAAATAAATGGAGAAGCAGTTGACCTACATATGAAACTCGGGGACAACGGAGAAGCATTTTTTGTGGAGGAAAATGAAGATAAGGAG ACCCAAGTCCCGGCTCATCTGTGCACCTCTCCGATCCCTCTGGAGGTCCCTGAGGAGATACAAGAGACCCCTGAGGGACCATCCTCCTCAGGGGGAAGCACCCGCAGGAAAAAACGGCGCCGTAAACGCATACGTTCTGATACACACCTGAGAGAAGAAGCCAGCTCATCATCAGACGAGAGAGAACGAGAGAAAGAATGGGAGAGAGAGAGCGATCAGGCAGGACAGGAGAGTCCTGTTAAAGATGAGTCAACTGCATCTTTGCAACTCAG taAATCAGTGTACTACTCACTATCTGAGGAGCCAATTGAGGAGCCTGGGGCCATGCAGACACATCCACACTCAGATGGAGAGCAGTCACCAACAGAAAGAGAGAG TGTGTTCTTCAGTCGGCCGTCCTCTCCTAAAAGCGACTCTGAACTCGTGGTGAAACCTCAGGAGTCTTCTGGGCCACAGATGCAGTGGAACTGGGGAAGTTTTCCCATG CCATGCCAATCAGAAAGGACACCAGTGGACCTACAGCTCATCTCCCCTTCAGGCAGTTCTCATTTCCGCACCATTGAGAGACAAGACTCCTTTGACATGGGTTTTGAACCTGTAATCAGCTGTGGCAGAGTGGGTAGTGTAACAATGGTTAGACCGCAGCCCAGGACTCGCTCTTTGGACCTAAGTAGCTACTCTATGCAATTGACACCTTTATCaacagacaaagacacacacattgACTGCTTTAACTCTAATAATAACCTCTCTGCATCATCTCTGAAGACTGCTATGAATTCAAAACTTGAAAACACACTGGAGCAGGAAGAGAGCAAAGATTCCTCTTCCTTTTCACCCATTCCTAATAATGACACAGATGGCCTTAATAGCAAAGCAACCACAGGCAGTACTGAGAATGTAAGCACTGCTACAAGTCCATTGAGCACAAATAATCTTGCCAGTGAGACCAAGTCACCCTTCATTATAGAGGATAAAAATTCTACAGTCAAAGGAGGTGTCTCGGATAACAAAACCACAGATTTAATCAATCCACAAAGTGAGCAGGGTTCCACCAGAAGTGTCCCTTTCAGTGAGGAGGACAGTGGGATAGAGCCATGCACTGATGGAGGGGAGGAGAATGGAACACAAAGAGTCATAGATGGAGTAAAAGGTGACACAAGAGACACCAGAGCCACCTGGGCGACTGCAGAGGGGTTATCCAGCTCCTCTGAGTCGTCCGTCAAAATGGagcaacaagacaaaaagaaag GAAAACGTAATCACCATCTGGGGCCAACCGATATTTACTTGGATGATCTGACTTCACTGGACCCTGAGGTAGCTGCGCTCTACTTCCCCAAGAG TGAGACAGAGGGAGCATCTCAACAGGGGGCAGAGCAGGGCTCTGTGTCCGGGAGCCAGTCACCTCAGTCCGTGGGCAGCGGGAACATCGATAGCGGTACTGAGTACCTGTCAGATTCCATGTCGTACAGTATGGATGTGAGCATGTCCCTTTGCGGAGCAGAAGGTGACACCAGCCACATCACCAAAG AGAAGTTTATGGAGCACATGGTGACGTATCAGGAATTTACCAACAATCCAGGAATCATTGAGGATCCGAACCTCGTCATCTGCATCAACTCCAA CTATTATAACTGGGCAGTAGCTGCTCCAATGGTTTTGTCAATGACAGCTTTTCAGAAGAATCTGCCAAag AACACAGTGGAGCGGCTGATGAGGGATAAGATGCCAAAAAAGTCTGGACGCTGGTGGTTCCCTTTTAGGCGACGAGATATGGACAACAGCAGG AGGCACTCAAAGGAGGAGCAAGAGGAGCAGCTGACCAGTGTTCGGCCCACAGTGAA ggCCACTTTGGATGACATCGACAGTGACGAAGCAGCGGGGCTTGGCCGACACGCTGTTCTACCGTCCAGCTTATCGACAGACACCCTGAATGCTGCTCAGTGTATCAGCCAGATATACCGCAAATCACTTCGTCTGACTTCTAAACAGATA GAGCATCTAAATCTGCGTGAAGGTGCAAACAAGGTGGTGTTCAGTGTTACAACTCAATACCAAGGCACGTGTCGCTGTGAGGCTGCCATCTACCTGTGGAACTGGGACGACCGAGTCATCATATCAGACATCGATGGCACCATTACAAA GTCTGATGCTCTGGGTCATATTCTCCCTCAGTTTGGAAAAGACTGGACACACCAAGGCATTGCCAAACTTTACCACAGAATACACCA AAATGGCTATAAGTTCCTGTACTGTTCAGCCCGAGCAATAGGAATGGCTGCCATCACTAAGGGCTACCTGCAGTGGGTCAATGACAAAGGCATTGTCCTCCCTAAAGGTCCAGTACTACTGGCTCCCAGCAGCCTCTTTTCAGCACTACACAG AGAGGTGATTGAGAAGAAGCCGGAGGTGTTTAAAGTTGCCTGTCTTAGTGACATCAGAGACCTGTTCAACCCTCAGAGGCAGCCCTTCTACGCAGCCTTTGGCAACAGGACCAAT GATGCATATGCCTATAAACAGGTTGGTGTTCCTGATACCAGGGTATTTACTGTCAACCCAAAAGGAGAGCTCTTTCAGGAGAAGACTAAAGGGAACAAGTCCTC GTACAACAATCTCAGTGAGGTGGTGGAGCATTTCTTTCCTGAGCTCTGTGTGGAAGGCAGCGCGTCGTCTGCTTTTGACTGTCCTGAGTTCAGCAGTTTCTCCTTTTGGAAAGAGCCTCTGCCAGAGCTGGACTTGGACGCACTACTGTAG
- the LOC115419892 gene encoding phosphatidate phosphatase LPIN2 isoform X1 yields MAEGRSREHSLIRKGHLHPSLWSQTMNIVGQLAETVFVTVKELYRGLNPATLTGGIDVIVVRQPDGSFQCSPFHVRFGKLGVLRSKEKVVDIEINGEAVDLHMKLGDNGEAFFVEENEDKETQVPAHLCTSPIPLEVPEEIQETPEGPSSSGGSTRRKKRRRKRIRSDTHLREEASSSSDEREREKEWERESDQAGQESPVKDESTASLQLSKSVYYSLSEEPIEEPGAMQTHPHSDGEQSPTERESVFFSRPSSPKSDSELVVKPQESSGPQMQWNWGSFPMPCQSERTPVDLQLISPSGSSHFRTIERQDSFDMGFEPVISCGRVGSVTMVRPQPRTRSLDLSSYSMQLTPLSTDKDTHIDCFNSNNNLSASSLKTAMNSKLENTLEQEESKDSSSFSPIPNNDTDGLNSKATTGSTENVSTATSPLSTNNLASETKSPFIIEDKNSTVKGGVSDNKTTDLINPQSEQGSTRSVPFSEEDSGIEPCTDGGEENGTQRVIDGVKGDTRDTRATWATAEGLSSSSESSVKMEQQDKKKGKRNHHLGPTDIYLDDLTSLDPEVAALYFPKSETEGASQQGAEQGSVSGSQSPQSVGSGNIDSGTEYLSDSMSYSMDVSMSLCGAEGDTSHITKEKFMEHMVTYQEFTNNPGIIEDPNLVICINSNYYNWAVAAPMVLSMTAFQKNLPKNTVERLMRDKMPKKSGRWWFPFRRRDMDNSRRHSKEEQEEQLTSVRPTVKATLDDIDSDEAAGLGRHAVLPSSLSTDTLNAAQCISQIYRKSLRLTSKQIEHLNLREGANKVVFSVTTQYQGTCRCEAAIYLWNWDDRVIISDIDGTITKSDALGHILPQFGKDWTHQGIAKLYHRIHQNGYKFLYCSARAIGMAAITKGYLQWVNDKGIVLPKGPVLLAPSSLFSALHREVIEKKPEVFKVACLSDIRDLFNPQRQPFYAAFGNRTNDAYAYKQVGVPDTRVFTVNPKGELFQEKTKGNKSSYNNLSEVVEHFFPELCVEGSASSAFDCPEFSSFSFWKEPLPELDLDALL; encoded by the exons ATGGCAGAAGGGAGGTCAAGAGAACACAGCCTGATTAGGAAGGGACATCTGCATCCTTCTCTGTGG TCCCAAACCATGAATATTGTGGGCCAGTTGGCAGAGACCGTGTTTGTGACTGTAAAGGAGCTGTACCGTGGCCTTAACCCGGCCACTCTCACCGGAGGGATTGATGTCATTGTCGTGCGGCAACCTGATGGGTCGTTTCAGTGTTCACCCTTTCACGTTCGCTTCGGAAAGCTGGGTGTACTCCGCTCCAAGGAGAAAGTG GTGGATATTGAAATAAATGGAGAAGCAGTTGACCTACATATGAAACTCGGGGACAACGGAGAAGCATTTTTTGTGGAGGAAAATGAAGATAAGGAG ACCCAAGTCCCGGCTCATCTGTGCACCTCTCCGATCCCTCTGGAGGTCCCTGAGGAGATACAAGAGACCCCTGAGGGACCATCCTCCTCAGGGGGAAGCACCCGCAGGAAAAAACGGCGCCGTAAACGCATACGTTCTGATACACACCTGAGAGAAGAAGCCAGCTCATCATCAGACGAGAGAGAACGAGAGAAAGAATGGGAGAGAGAGAGCGATCAGGCAGGACAGGAGAGTCCTGTTAAAGATGAGTCAACTGCATCTTTGCAACTCAG taAATCAGTGTACTACTCACTATCTGAGGAGCCAATTGAGGAGCCTGGGGCCATGCAGACACATCCACACTCAGATGGAGAGCAGTCACCAACAGAAAGAGAGAG TGTGTTCTTCAGTCGGCCGTCCTCTCCTAAAAGCGACTCTGAACTCGTGGTGAAACCTCAGGAGTCTTCTGGGCCACAGATGCAGTGGAACTGGGGAAGTTTTCCCATG CCATGCCAATCAGAAAGGACACCAGTGGACCTACAGCTCATCTCCCCTTCAGGCAGTTCTCATTTCCGCACCATTGAGAGACAAGACTCCTTTGACATGGGTTTTGAACCTGTAATCAGCTGTGGCAGAGTGGGTAGTGTAACAATGGTTAGACCGCAGCCCAGGACTCGCTCTTTGGACCTAAGTAGCTACTCTATGCAATTGACACCTTTATCaacagacaaagacacacacattgACTGCTTTAACTCTAATAATAACCTCTCTGCATCATCTCTGAAGACTGCTATGAATTCAAAACTTGAAAACACACTGGAGCAGGAAGAGAGCAAAGATTCCTCTTCCTTTTCACCCATTCCTAATAATGACACAGATGGCCTTAATAGCAAAGCAACCACAGGCAGTACTGAGAATGTAAGCACTGCTACAAGTCCATTGAGCACAAATAATCTTGCCAGTGAGACCAAGTCACCCTTCATTATAGAGGATAAAAATTCTACAGTCAAAGGAGGTGTCTCGGATAACAAAACCACAGATTTAATCAATCCACAAAGTGAGCAGGGTTCCACCAGAAGTGTCCCTTTCAGTGAGGAGGACAGTGGGATAGAGCCATGCACTGATGGAGGGGAGGAGAATGGAACACAAAGAGTCATAGATGGAGTAAAAGGTGACACAAGAGACACCAGAGCCACCTGGGCGACTGCAGAGGGGTTATCCAGCTCCTCTGAGTCGTCCGTCAAAATGGagcaacaagacaaaaagaaag GAAAACGTAATCACCATCTGGGGCCAACCGATATTTACTTGGATGATCTGACTTCACTGGACCCTGAGGTAGCTGCGCTCTACTTCCCCAAGAG TGAGACAGAGGGAGCATCTCAACAGGGGGCAGAGCAGGGCTCTGTGTCCGGGAGCCAGTCACCTCAGTCCGTGGGCAGCGGGAACATCGATAGCGGTACTGAGTACCTGTCAGATTCCATGTCGTACAGTATGGATGTGAGCATGTCCCTTTGCGGAGCAGAAGGTGACACCAGCCACATCACCAAAG AGAAGTTTATGGAGCACATGGTGACGTATCAGGAATTTACCAACAATCCAGGAATCATTGAGGATCCGAACCTCGTCATCTGCATCAACTCCAA CTATTATAACTGGGCAGTAGCTGCTCCAATGGTTTTGTCAATGACAGCTTTTCAGAAGAATCTGCCAAag AACACAGTGGAGCGGCTGATGAGGGATAAGATGCCAAAAAAGTCTGGACGCTGGTGGTTCCCTTTTAGGCGACGAGATATGGACAACAGCAGG AGGCACTCAAAGGAGGAGCAAGAGGAGCAGCTGACCAGTGTTCGGCCCACAGTGAA ggCCACTTTGGATGACATCGACAGTGACGAAGCAGCGGGGCTTGGCCGACACGCTGTTCTACCGTCCAGCTTATCGACAGACACCCTGAATGCTGCTCAGTGTATCAGCCAGATATACCGCAAATCACTTCGTCTGACTTCTAAACAGATA GAGCATCTAAATCTGCGTGAAGGTGCAAACAAGGTGGTGTTCAGTGTTACAACTCAATACCAAGGCACGTGTCGCTGTGAGGCTGCCATCTACCTGTGGAACTGGGACGACCGAGTCATCATATCAGACATCGATGGCACCATTACAAA GTCTGATGCTCTGGGTCATATTCTCCCTCAGTTTGGAAAAGACTGGACACACCAAGGCATTGCCAAACTTTACCACAGAATACACCA AAATGGCTATAAGTTCCTGTACTGTTCAGCCCGAGCAATAGGAATGGCTGCCATCACTAAGGGCTACCTGCAGTGGGTCAATGACAAAGGCATTGTCCTCCCTAAAGGTCCAGTACTACTGGCTCCCAGCAGCCTCTTTTCAGCACTACACAG AGAGGTGATTGAGAAGAAGCCGGAGGTGTTTAAAGTTGCCTGTCTTAGTGACATCAGAGACCTGTTCAACCCTCAGAGGCAGCCCTTCTACGCAGCCTTTGGCAACAGGACCAAT GATGCATATGCCTATAAACAGGTTGGTGTTCCTGATACCAGGGTATTTACTGTCAACCCAAAAGGAGAGCTCTTTCAGGAGAAGACTAAAGGGAACAAGTCCTC GTACAACAATCTCAGTGAGGTGGTGGAGCATTTCTTTCCTGAGCTCTGTGTGGAAGGCAGCGCGTCGTCTGCTTTTGACTGTCCTGAGTTCAGCAGTTTCTCCTTTTGGAAAGAGCCTCTGCCAGAGCTGGACTTGGACGCACTACTGTAG
- the myl9b gene encoding myosin regulatory light polypeptide 9b: MSSKRAKGKTTKKRPQRATSNVFAMFDQSQIQEFKEAFNMIDQNRDGFIDKEDLHDMLASLGKNPSDEYLEGMMSEAPGPINFTMFLTMFGERLNGTDPEDVIRNAFACFDEEGSGVIHEDHLRELLTTMGDRFTDEEVDELFREAPIDKKGNFNYAEFTRILKHGAKDKDDE, encoded by the exons ATGTCAAGCAAACGTGCCAAGGGAAAGACCACCAAGAAGCGCCCTCAGAGGGCCACGTCCAACGTCTTCGCCATGTTTGACCAGTCTCAGATCCAGGAGTTCAAGGAGGCCTTCAACATGATTGACCAGAACAGAGATGGTTTCATTGACAAGGAGGATCTGCATGACATGCTGGCCTCTTTGG GTAAGAACCCCTCTGATGAATACCTGGAGGGGATGATGAGCGAAGCACCAGGTCCCATCAACTTCACCATGTTCCTCACAATGTTTGGAGAGAGGCTCAATGGAACAGACCCCGAGGACGTCATCCGAAACGCCTTTGCCTGCTTTGATGAGGAGGGATCTG GTGTGATCCACGAGGACCACCTGAGGGAGCTGCTGACCACCATGGGCGATCGCTTCACAGACGAGGAGGTGGATGAGCTCTTCCGTGAGGCGCCCATCGACAAAAAGGGCAACTTCAACTACGCCGAGTTCACCCGCATCCTCAAACACGGCGCCAAAGACAAGGACGACGAGTAG